The Streptomyces sp. Mut1 genome window below encodes:
- a CDS encoding M56 family metallopeptidase, with the protein MWVSLALLLLGALAAVVTPRLMARAEWPEREPVVALWVWQCVVAGVLLSFGLSMTFSAAAAWQAVRGHVFAPAPHGVVEAYALADDGPWSAVMAVLLAFGGVWTAAMLAREIHRAHLRRRQRRAELLVRAPLMPGEEPGSGRLVVLEGERPDAWWLPGAAPQLVITTAALGRLKGRQLDAVLAHEQGHAQARHDWLLNCSEALASGFPQVPVFAAFRGEMHRLVELAADDVASRRFGRLTIALALVELNEDRGVFGPCPAGDAELPLRVNRLLAPAGRLTAARRLRLTAAAAFVPVVPLLVAFVPGLSALG; encoded by the coding sequence GAGCCCGTGGTGGCGTTGTGGGTCTGGCAGTGCGTGGTGGCCGGGGTGCTGCTGTCGTTCGGCCTGTCCATGACGTTCAGCGCCGCCGCGGCGTGGCAGGCGGTGCGCGGCCATGTCTTCGCGCCCGCGCCGCACGGCGTCGTCGAGGCGTACGCGCTCGCGGACGACGGGCCGTGGTCGGCGGTGATGGCGGTGCTGCTGGCCTTCGGCGGGGTGTGGACGGCGGCCATGCTGGCCCGGGAGATCCACCGGGCGCACCTGCGGCGCAGGCAGCGGCGGGCCGAACTCCTGGTGCGCGCCCCTCTGATGCCCGGCGAGGAGCCGGGGAGCGGACGTCTCGTGGTCCTTGAGGGCGAGCGCCCGGACGCCTGGTGGCTGCCGGGGGCCGCGCCCCAGCTGGTCATCACCACGGCCGCGCTCGGGCGCCTGAAAGGGCGGCAGCTCGACGCGGTCCTGGCCCATGAGCAGGGCCACGCGCAGGCACGGCACGACTGGCTGCTCAACTGCTCGGAGGCGCTGGCCTCGGGCTTCCCGCAGGTCCCGGTGTTCGCGGCGTTCCGAGGCGAGATGCACCGGCTGGTCGAGCTGGCGGCCGACGATGTGGCCTCGCGGCGCTTCGGCCGGCTGACGATCGCCCTCGCCCTGGTCGAACTCAACGAGGACCGGGGTGTGTTCGGCCCCTGCCCGGCCGGGGACGCGGAGCTGCCGCTGCGGGTGAACCGGCTGCTGGCCCCGGCGGGCCGGCTCACGGCCGCCCGCCGGCTGCGGCTGACCGCCGCGGCGGCCTTCGTACCCGTGGTGCCGCTGCTGGTCGCGTTCGTGCCGGGGCTCAGCGCGCTGGGGTGA
- a CDS encoding phosphatase PAP2 family protein, with translation MHVSPRSLVDRARASSPVARAGAVCTVLAGALTALVVARWQPLMDLDRSVARSLHRRAVAEPGLVHVNRLLTDWLWDPWTMRALVAVAVVTLWWRGARPLAVWVAATTVLSSLLQQGVKAAVGRDRPRWPDPVDSATYAAYPSGHAMTATVSCGLLLWLLHRSGVRGPLWRAAVGAAAVSVAGVGLTRVYLGVHWPSDVLGGWLLGAALVALAVRGFERYAARSGPGRVA, from the coding sequence ATGCATGTGTCGCCGCGCTCCCTCGTGGACCGCGCCCGCGCCTCTTCGCCGGTCGCCCGCGCGGGGGCCGTCTGCACGGTGCTCGCCGGGGCGCTGACGGCCCTGGTCGTGGCCCGGTGGCAGCCGCTCATGGACCTGGACCGCTCGGTCGCCCGGTCGCTGCACCGGCGGGCGGTGGCCGAGCCCGGCCTCGTCCATGTCAACCGGCTGTTGACGGACTGGCTGTGGGACCCGTGGACGATGCGCGCCCTGGTCGCGGTCGCGGTGGTGACCCTGTGGTGGCGCGGTGCCCGGCCGCTCGCGGTCTGGGTCGCGGCCACGACCGTGCTCTCCTCGCTCCTCCAGCAGGGCGTCAAGGCCGCGGTCGGCCGGGACCGCCCCCGGTGGCCGGACCCGGTGGACTCCGCCACGTACGCCGCCTACCCCTCCGGGCACGCGATGACGGCGACGGTGAGCTGCGGTCTCCTGCTGTGGCTGCTGCACCGGTCCGGGGTCCGGGGCCCGCTGTGGCGGGCGGCCGTGGGAGCGGCGGCCGTCTCGGTGGCCGGGGTCGGTCTCACCCGGGTGTATCTGGGGGTGCACTGGCCGTCCGACGTGCTGGGCGGGTGGCTTCTGGGAGCGGCGCTGGTGGCCCTCGCGGTCCGCGGCTTCGAGCGGTACGCCGCCCGTTCCGGCCCCGGCCGGGTGGCCTGA
- a CDS encoding HAD family hydrolase: MPIKGVLFDFSGTLFRIESVRSWLAGALAERGVRVTDADFERYATELEAAGALPGGPSPRRMPEELAEGWAHRDENAELHRAVYTGLARQVALPDPGLYDVLYERHLSPDAWRPYPDAAQVLEGLREAGAGIGVVSNIGWDLRPVFRAHGLDPYVDAYVLSFEHGVQKPDARLFHTACTLLGQHPTDVVMVGDDRVADGGAAALGCEVRFVQHAPVDERPDGLRELGLTAMVA, from the coding sequence ATGCCGATCAAGGGTGTGCTCTTCGACTTCTCCGGGACGCTGTTCCGGATCGAATCCGTCCGTTCCTGGCTCGCCGGGGCCCTCGCCGAGCGGGGGGTACGCGTGACCGATGCGGACTTCGAGCGGTACGCGACGGAGCTGGAGGCGGCCGGCGCGCTGCCCGGCGGCCCCAGTCCGCGGCGGATGCCCGAGGAGCTGGCGGAAGGCTGGGCGCACCGCGACGAGAACGCGGAGCTGCACCGCGCGGTGTACACCGGTCTGGCCCGCCAGGTCGCCCTGCCCGACCCGGGGCTGTACGACGTCCTGTACGAACGCCATCTGTCGCCGGACGCCTGGCGCCCCTACCCGGACGCGGCACAGGTGCTGGAGGGGCTGCGTGAGGCCGGGGCCGGGATCGGGGTCGTCAGCAACATCGGCTGGGACCTGCGGCCGGTGTTCCGGGCGCACGGCCTGGACCCGTACGTGGACGCGTACGTCCTCTCCTTCGAGCACGGCGTCCAGAAGCCGGACGCGCGCCTCTTTCACACGGCCTGCACACTTCTGGGACAGCATCCGACGGATGTGGTGATGGTCGGCGACGACCGGGTGGCGGACGGTGGGGCCGCCGCACTGGGCTGCGAGGTGCGGTTCGTGCAGCATGCACCGGTCGACGAGCGGCCCGACGGGCTGCGGGAGCTCGGACTGACCGCGATGGTTGCCTGA
- a CDS encoding ArsR/SmtB family transcription factor gives MAPAAGARTLAHPARQEIRLEAVLHALSDPVRLCVVRELAAAEGELTCSCFDLPVTKSTTTHHFRVLRESGIVRQTYRGTAKMNGLRRDDLEALFPGLLTGILEAAELQAGRLGGS, from the coding sequence ATGGCCCCGGCGGCGGGCGCGCGCACCCTGGCCCACCCCGCGCGCCAGGAGATCAGGCTCGAAGCGGTCCTGCACGCCCTCTCGGACCCGGTACGGCTGTGCGTCGTCCGGGAACTCGCGGCGGCCGAGGGCGAGCTCACCTGCTCCTGTTTCGACCTGCCGGTCACCAAGTCCACCACCACGCACCACTTCCGGGTGCTCCGCGAGAGCGGCATCGTCCGGCAGACCTACCGGGGCACCGCCAAGATGAACGGGCTCAGGCGCGACGACCTGGAGGCGCTGTTCCCCGGTCTGCTCACCGGCATCCTCGAAGCGGCGGAGCTCCAGGCCGGCCGCCTCGGCGGGAGCTGA
- a CDS encoding YdeI/OmpD-associated family protein — MTSTADTPENARTFACAENLEAWLEEHHADRPGLWLKVAKRNSGVASVTADEYTDAVLCFGWITGQRKSCDEVYYLQRITPRRPRSVWSLVNVEKVEALVEAGRMRAPGLAEVEAARADGRWEAAYPSQSLATVPADLAAALAADEAAGDFFGRLGRSDRYLVLLRLMTASTPEVRQARLRRAVAAMAEGRKVT; from the coding sequence ATGACGAGCACGGCCGACACCCCGGAGAACGCCCGGACCTTCGCGTGTGCCGAAAACCTCGAAGCGTGGCTGGAGGAGCATCATGCCGACCGGCCGGGCCTCTGGCTGAAGGTCGCCAAGCGGAATTCGGGCGTGGCGTCGGTGACGGCCGACGAGTACACCGACGCCGTCCTCTGCTTCGGCTGGATCACCGGGCAGCGCAAGTCCTGCGACGAGGTGTACTACCTCCAGCGGATCACGCCCCGCCGTCCGCGCAGCGTCTGGTCGCTGGTCAACGTGGAGAAGGTGGAGGCGCTCGTCGAGGCGGGGCGGATGCGCGCGCCGGGCCTCGCGGAGGTCGAGGCGGCGCGCGCGGACGGGCGGTGGGAGGCCGCGTACCCCTCGCAGAGCCTGGCCACCGTTCCCGCCGATCTCGCCGCCGCGCTGGCGGCGGACGAGGCGGCGGGGGACTTCTTCGGGCGGCTCGGCAGGTCCGACCGCTATCTGGTGCTGCTGCGCCTCATGACGGCGTCCACGCCCGAGGTCAGGCAGGCGCGGCTGCGCAGGGCGGTGGCCGCCATGGCCGAGGGCCGCAAGGTCACCTGA
- a CDS encoding aldose epimerase family protein, translating into MPRPTVNRKPFGAHGPTDVDVLTLDSGTGVRAEILTYGGILHRLTVPDTTGDPASVVRSLPSLDDYTGKNPFFGALVGRYANRIAHGRFTLDGTEYQVPATDRGHALHGGPDGFHTRVWEAAADATDEAATVRLTLHSPDGDMGFPGALDVTVTYTLDTAGTLALDYEATTDRATVVNLTNHAYFDLAGEGDILGHTLQVDAERYLPVDEDGIPEAPAAPVRGTPFDLTAPRTLAERLALPHEQLRRAGGFDHCWVLNGPDTPAGPRRAARLAAPGAGRVMEVWTTEPGIQVYTANQLDGTLATADGGRHDRHSAVCLETQHLPDSPNRPDHPGTVLRPDETFRSRTEFRFPHLRDLPG; encoded by the coding sequence ATGCCTCGCCCCACCGTGAACCGCAAACCGTTCGGCGCCCATGGGCCCACGGACGTCGACGTCCTGACGCTCGACTCCGGCACCGGAGTCCGGGCCGAGATCCTTACCTACGGCGGCATCCTGCACCGTCTCACCGTGCCCGACACCACCGGTGACCCCGCGTCGGTCGTGCGCTCGCTGCCGTCCCTGGACGACTACACGGGCAAGAACCCCTTCTTCGGCGCGCTCGTCGGGCGCTACGCCAACCGCATCGCGCACGGCAGGTTCACCCTCGACGGCACGGAGTACCAGGTCCCCGCCACCGACCGGGGCCACGCCCTGCACGGCGGCCCCGACGGATTCCACACCCGCGTCTGGGAGGCCGCGGCCGACGCCACCGACGAGGCAGCCACCGTACGGCTCACCCTGCACAGCCCCGACGGCGACATGGGGTTCCCCGGCGCGCTGGACGTCACCGTGACGTACACCCTCGACACGGCCGGCACCCTCGCGCTCGACTACGAGGCGACCACCGACCGCGCCACCGTCGTCAACCTCACCAACCACGCCTACTTCGACCTCGCGGGCGAGGGCGACATCCTCGGCCACACCCTCCAGGTGGACGCGGAACGCTACCTGCCGGTCGACGAGGACGGCATCCCCGAGGCTCCGGCCGCACCCGTCCGGGGCACCCCGTTCGACCTGACCGCACCGCGGACCCTCGCGGAACGCCTCGCGCTCCCGCACGAGCAGCTGCGCCGGGCCGGCGGCTTCGACCACTGCTGGGTCCTCAACGGCCCGGACACGCCCGCCGGACCGCGCCGCGCGGCCCGCCTCGCCGCACCCGGCGCCGGACGGGTCATGGAGGTGTGGACCACCGAACCCGGCATCCAGGTCTACACCGCCAACCAGCTGGACGGCACCCTGGCCACCGCCGACGGCGGCCGCCACGACCGGCACAGCGCCGTCTGCCTGGAGACCCAGCACCTGCCCGACTCGCCCAACCGCCCGGACCACCCCGGCACGGTCCTGCGCCCGGACGAGACCTTCCGCAGCCGCACCGAGTTCCGCTTCCCGCACCTGCGGGACCTGCCCGGATGA
- a CDS encoding LacI family DNA-binding transcriptional regulator: protein MGVSLKDVAQRAGVSIKTVSNVVNNYQHVTPKMRARVQQAIDELGYRPNLTARHLRKGRTGIIALAVPEFGNPYFAELAGAVVDAAARHDYTVLVDHTGGLREKELLVSQGFRSHVIDGLILSPIHLETEDLMARADTAPLVLLGEREYEAPYDHIAIDNVAAAREAVRHLLGLGHRRIAFLGSRTGRERQPAHLRLRGWREELAAAGVEPDESLVVVTDGYGREDGASAMAALLDRGERPDAVFAYNDLIAIGAMRTLTERGLRIPEDVAVVGFDDIEESLYGATTLTTVAPDKEAIARLAVDSLVERLSGDQVSEPRRPRPGYRLVIRESTVPRPAAGRAAP from the coding sequence GTGGGCGTCAGCCTCAAGGACGTTGCGCAACGGGCGGGCGTGTCCATCAAGACCGTGTCCAACGTGGTGAACAACTATCAGCACGTCACACCGAAGATGCGGGCCAGAGTGCAGCAGGCCATCGACGAGCTCGGCTACCGGCCGAACCTCACCGCCCGCCATCTGCGCAAGGGCCGCACCGGGATCATCGCGCTCGCCGTCCCCGAGTTCGGCAACCCCTACTTCGCGGAGCTGGCCGGCGCCGTCGTCGATGCGGCCGCCCGGCACGACTACACCGTGCTGGTCGACCACACCGGCGGACTGCGCGAGAAGGAACTGCTGGTCAGTCAGGGCTTCCGGTCCCATGTCATCGACGGGCTCATCCTCAGCCCGATCCACCTGGAGACCGAGGACCTGATGGCGCGCGCCGACACCGCGCCCCTCGTCCTGCTCGGCGAGCGCGAGTACGAGGCCCCGTACGACCACATCGCGATCGACAACGTCGCGGCGGCGCGCGAGGCCGTACGCCACCTCTTGGGCCTCGGCCACCGCCGGATCGCCTTCCTCGGCTCCCGCACAGGACGCGAACGCCAGCCCGCCCATCTGCGGCTGCGCGGCTGGCGCGAGGAGCTGGCCGCCGCCGGCGTCGAGCCGGACGAGTCGCTGGTCGTCGTCACCGACGGATACGGCCGCGAGGACGGCGCCTCCGCCATGGCCGCGCTCCTGGACCGGGGCGAGCGGCCCGACGCCGTGTTCGCGTACAACGACCTCATCGCCATCGGCGCGATGCGCACCCTCACCGAGCGCGGCCTGCGCATCCCCGAGGATGTCGCGGTCGTCGGTTTCGACGACATCGAGGAGAGCCTCTACGGGGCCACGACGCTGACCACCGTGGCGCCCGACAAGGAGGCCATCGCCCGGCTCGCCGTCGACAGCCTGGTCGAGCGGCTCTCCGGCGACCAGGTCAGCGAACCCCGGCGGCCCCGGCCCGGCTACCGGCTCGTCATCCGCGAATCCACCGTTCCCCGGCCCGCCGCCGGCCGGGCCGCGCCGTAG
- a CDS encoding ABC transporter permease encodes MNETSPAPVASAPAPRKTPATGGGKPATKAATRSLTGRRIAELLQRQGVLVVLLTVVIVASFIYPSFHTLDNARGVTVQASFLAVVALGMTMVIITGGIDLSVGSVFALGGVLAAWASQWGFLPALLTPLVVCGAIGLLNGFLVARAGMAPFIVTLATLLGARGLLLAITDEGATTYLVPKDSAFAELGQGSVWGFGYPILVALALFGAGGLLLQRTSFGQTIFAVGGSSDAATLMGLPVARTKMLVYTLSGLLAGLAGALNAARLSSGVTILGVGMELDAISAVVIGGTLLIGGAGSISGTLWGVLLLQVIQNLINQIGTLNSSYQSVVSGGFLIVVVVAQRYLARGRRTT; translated from the coding sequence ATGAACGAAACCTCACCTGCCCCGGTGGCCTCCGCACCGGCACCGCGCAAGACCCCCGCGACGGGCGGCGGCAAGCCCGCCACCAAGGCCGCAACGCGGTCCCTGACCGGCCGGCGGATCGCCGAACTCCTGCAACGCCAGGGCGTGCTGGTCGTCCTGCTCACCGTCGTGATCGTCGCGTCCTTCATCTACCCGTCCTTCCACACCCTGGACAACGCCCGCGGAGTGACCGTCCAGGCCTCGTTCCTGGCCGTGGTCGCGCTCGGGATGACCATGGTCATCATCACCGGGGGCATCGACCTCTCCGTCGGTTCCGTCTTCGCGCTCGGCGGGGTGCTCGCCGCCTGGGCCTCCCAATGGGGCTTCCTGCCCGCCCTGTTGACGCCACTCGTGGTGTGCGGTGCGATCGGCCTGCTCAACGGATTCCTGGTGGCACGCGCCGGAATGGCGCCCTTCATCGTCACCCTCGCCACCCTGCTCGGGGCGCGCGGCCTGCTCCTCGCGATCACCGACGAGGGCGCCACCACCTACCTGGTCCCCAAGGACTCGGCCTTCGCCGAGCTGGGCCAGGGCAGCGTCTGGGGCTTCGGCTACCCGATCCTGGTCGCCCTCGCCCTCTTCGGCGCCGGCGGACTCCTCCTGCAACGCACCTCGTTCGGGCAGACGATCTTCGCCGTCGGCGGCAGCAGCGACGCGGCCACGCTGATGGGGCTGCCCGTCGCGCGGACCAAGATGCTCGTCTACACGCTCAGCGGACTGCTGGCCGGGCTCGCCGGCGCGCTCAACGCCGCCCGGCTCTCCTCCGGGGTCACCATCCTCGGCGTGGGCATGGAACTCGACGCGATCTCCGCCGTCGTGATCGGCGGCACCCTCCTCATCGGCGGCGCCGGATCGATCAGCGGAACGCTCTGGGGCGTCCTGCTGCTCCAGGTCATCCAGAACCTGATCAACCAGATCGGCACACTGAACTCCTCGTACCAGTCGGTCGTCAGTGGCGGGTTCCTTATCGTTGTCGTCGTGGCCCAGCGCTATCTGGCGCGCGGCCGCAGAACCACCTGA
- a CDS encoding ABC transporter permease, with translation MTQAAVSTPAARPLARLRDPAWYQEYGVYLAVAVVLLFNALFTEHFMTVDNLRTQLVQVAPIVIVALGMALVIGTEGVDLSVGSTMALAAALLPLYLGYGLVPALVMALLAGALVGAVNGTLVSLVGLQPIVATLALFVGGRGLALVMADSQLKQIVNPDLLSLGTGSFLGIPLVVLIAGVLAGAVAFLVTRTTFGRQVVAIGGNRSAAALAGLPVRRVLIGVYMLCGVLAALAGILATARLTASDPSSLGTLMELSAITAVVVGGTPLNGGSIRVLGTVAGALLMQLLRATLIKHDLPDSTAQIAQAAIIIAAVYVARERRSR, from the coding sequence ATGACCCAGGCCGCAGTCTCCACCCCCGCAGCCCGGCCGCTCGCCCGGCTGCGCGACCCCGCCTGGTACCAGGAGTACGGCGTCTACCTCGCCGTCGCGGTCGTCCTGCTCTTCAACGCGCTGTTCACCGAGCACTTCATGACCGTGGACAACCTCCGCACCCAGCTCGTCCAGGTCGCCCCCATCGTCATCGTCGCCCTCGGCATGGCGCTCGTCATCGGCACCGAGGGCGTCGACCTCTCCGTCGGCTCGACCATGGCCCTGGCCGCCGCGCTGCTGCCGCTCTACCTCGGCTACGGACTGGTGCCCGCCCTCGTCATGGCGCTGCTGGCCGGCGCCCTGGTCGGAGCGGTCAACGGCACCCTGGTCTCACTCGTCGGCCTCCAGCCCATCGTCGCCACCCTCGCCCTGTTCGTCGGCGGCCGCGGCCTCGCCCTGGTCATGGCGGACAGCCAGCTCAAGCAGATCGTCAACCCCGACCTGCTGTCCCTGGGCACCGGCTCCTTCCTCGGTATCCCGCTGGTCGTCCTCATCGCCGGCGTCCTCGCCGGCGCCGTGGCCTTCCTCGTCACCCGCACCACCTTCGGCCGCCAGGTCGTCGCCATCGGCGGCAACCGGTCCGCCGCCGCCCTGGCGGGTCTCCCCGTACGACGGGTGCTCATCGGTGTGTACATGCTCTGCGGAGTGCTGGCCGCCCTCGCGGGCATCCTGGCCACCGCCAGGCTCACCGCCAGCGACCCCTCCTCGCTCGGCACGCTCATGGAACTCTCCGCCATCACGGCGGTCGTGGTGGGCGGCACCCCGCTCAACGGCGGCTCCATCCGCGTCCTCGGCACCGTCGCCGGCGCCCTGCTGATGCAGCTGCTGCGCGCCACCCTCATCAAGCACGACCTGCCCGACTCCACCGCACAGATCGCCCAGGCGGCCATCATCATCGCCGCCGTCTACGTCGCCCGGGAGCGTCGGTCCCGATGA
- a CDS encoding sugar ABC transporter ATP-binding protein, translating into MAPPEAVPQPPEPAAGVRGTTPPAAALVKEADPAPAVLEARSVSKRFPGVVALDGVSFSLRAGETHALVGENGAGKSTLIKVLTGVYRPDEGELRLAGEQIAFARPFEAQQAGISTIYQEVNLVPLMSVARNIFLGREPRNRLGLIDFARMHRETTGLLDGFGVRVDPRRPLHTLGIGTQQMVALARAVSVNAQVVIMDEPTSSLEPREVETLFRVIEDLRGRGIAVLYVSHRMDELYRICDRVTVLRDGHHIHTGDLADLDRMQLVSMMLGRDMAEVRREGLTHFDSEGHEVARTPVLTATGLSRDHQLHDISLELYAGEVLGLGGLLGSGRSETAKALSGALGLDSGEVSIGGRTLRRLTSAAAIRSGISLLPEDRKAEGIVPGLSVRENIVLAAMPRLSRAGIVSRAKQDRIVDIFMKRLRIKAASPEQKVGELSGGNQQKVLLARWLCLEPKVLLLDEPTRGIDVGAKAEVQSLIDDLAREGLAVLLISSDIEELIEGADRIVVLRGGAVAGELAGDEVAESHLLEVLADHSPAPEDKAPAAKEDPR; encoded by the coding sequence ATGGCACCACCCGAAGCAGTACCGCAGCCGCCGGAGCCGGCCGCCGGCGTGCGGGGGACCACCCCGCCCGCCGCCGCCCTTGTGAAGGAGGCCGACCCGGCGCCCGCCGTCCTGGAGGCCCGCTCGGTGAGCAAGCGGTTCCCGGGCGTCGTCGCCCTCGACGGCGTCTCCTTCTCCCTGCGCGCCGGCGAGACCCACGCCCTGGTGGGGGAGAACGGAGCCGGGAAGTCCACCCTCATCAAGGTGCTGACCGGCGTCTACCGGCCCGACGAGGGAGAACTGCGGCTGGCCGGCGAACAGATCGCCTTCGCCCGGCCGTTCGAGGCCCAGCAGGCCGGGATCTCCACGATCTACCAGGAGGTGAACCTCGTCCCGCTGATGAGCGTGGCGCGCAACATCTTCCTCGGCCGCGAGCCCAGGAACCGGCTCGGCCTGATCGACTTCGCCCGGATGCACCGCGAGACCACCGGACTCCTCGACGGCTTCGGCGTCCGCGTCGACCCCAGGCGGCCGCTGCACACGCTGGGCATCGGCACCCAGCAGATGGTCGCGCTGGCCCGCGCCGTCTCCGTCAACGCCCAGGTCGTCATCATGGACGAACCCACCTCCTCGCTGGAGCCGCGCGAGGTCGAGACCCTCTTCCGGGTCATCGAGGACCTGCGCGGACGCGGCATCGCCGTGCTCTACGTCAGCCACCGCATGGACGAGCTCTACCGGATCTGCGACCGGGTCACCGTCCTGCGCGACGGCCACCACATCCACACCGGCGACCTCGCCGACCTGGACCGGATGCAACTCGTCTCGATGATGCTCGGGCGCGATATGGCAGAGGTCCGCCGCGAGGGGCTCACCCACTTCGACTCCGAGGGCCACGAGGTGGCGCGCACCCCCGTGCTCACCGCGACCGGCCTCTCCCGCGACCACCAACTGCACGACATATCACTGGAGTTGTACGCGGGCGAGGTCCTCGGCCTCGGCGGGCTCCTCGGCTCCGGGCGCAGCGAGACCGCGAAGGCCCTCTCCGGCGCGCTGGGCCTGGACTCCGGCGAGGTGAGCATCGGCGGACGCACCCTGCGCCGGCTCACCTCCGCGGCCGCCATCCGCTCCGGCATCAGCCTGCTGCCCGAGGACCGCAAGGCCGAGGGCATCGTCCCGGGCCTTTCGGTCCGCGAGAACATCGTGCTGGCCGCGATGCCCCGCCTCTCCCGCGCCGGCATCGTCTCCCGCGCCAAGCAGGACCGCATCGTCGACATCTTCATGAAGCGCCTCCGGATCAAGGCGGCGAGCCCCGAGCAGAAGGTCGGCGAACTCTCCGGCGGCAACCAGCAGAAGGTCCTGCTGGCCCGCTGGCTCTGCCTGGAACCCAAGGTCCTGCTGCTGGACGAACCCACCCGCGGCATCGACGTCGGCGCCAAGGCGGAGGTCCAGAGCCTCATCGACGACCTCGCCCGCGAGGGCCTCGCCGTCCTGCTCATCTCCTCCGACATCGAGGAACTGATCGAGGGCGCCGACCGCATCGTCGTCCTGCGCGGCGGCGCGGTCGCGGGCGAACTGGCGGGCGACGAGGTGGCCGAGAGCCATCTGCTCGAAGTGCTCGCCGACCACTCTCCGGCACCCGAGGACAAGGCGCCGGCCGCCAAGGAGGACCCCCGATGA
- a CDS encoding ABC transporter substrate-binding protein: MMIQRRSRTLAVACLLAATATLAASGCSKSESSDSANADSSQGAQAAKTPESSSGSGCSLEAYGAPKLDLKNAVVGFSQSEKEANPFRIAETQSIKDEAKKIGVKKLLTTNAQSQLSKQISDIQDMLSQGAQFLIVAPLNSDGLEPALKAAAAKKVPVLTIDRKLNSTACKDYVAFLGSDFVEQGKRAADAMIESTGGKGKVAILLGSSGNNVTTDRTKGFVDQLKAKAPDMEIVAQQTGEFARDKGQQVMEQLIQSKPDITAVYAENDEMGLGAVTALKAAGKKPGKDVKVVSVDGTRNAVQAIVNGDYNAVIESNPRFGPLAFATAQKFYGGEEIPENVIITDRAYNEANAKESLGGAF; the protein is encoded by the coding sequence ATGATGATCCAGCGCCGATCCCGTACCCTCGCCGTGGCCTGCCTCCTCGCCGCCACCGCCACGCTGGCCGCCTCCGGCTGCTCCAAGTCGGAGTCCTCGGACTCCGCGAACGCGGACAGCAGCCAGGGCGCCCAGGCGGCCAAGACCCCCGAGTCCTCGTCCGGTTCCGGCTGCTCGCTGGAGGCGTACGGGGCACCGAAGCTCGACCTGAAGAACGCGGTGGTCGGCTTCTCCCAGTCGGAGAAGGAGGCCAACCCCTTCCGTATCGCCGAGACCCAGTCCATCAAGGACGAGGCCAAGAAGATCGGCGTCAAGAAGCTGCTCACCACCAACGCTCAGTCGCAGCTGTCCAAGCAGATCAGCGACATCCAGGACATGCTGTCCCAGGGCGCGCAGTTCCTCATCGTCGCCCCGCTCAACTCGGACGGCCTGGAGCCGGCGCTGAAGGCCGCCGCCGCCAAGAAGGTCCCGGTCCTCACCATCGACCGCAAGCTCAACTCCACCGCCTGCAAGGACTACGTGGCCTTCCTGGGCTCCGACTTCGTGGAGCAGGGCAAGCGCGCGGCGGACGCGATGATCGAGTCCACCGGAGGCAAGGGCAAGGTCGCCATCCTCCTCGGCTCGTCGGGCAACAACGTCACCACCGACCGCACCAAGGGCTTCGTCGACCAGCTCAAGGCCAAGGCCCCCGACATGGAGATCGTCGCCCAGCAGACCGGTGAGTTCGCCCGTGACAAGGGCCAGCAGGTGATGGAACAGCTCATCCAGTCCAAGCCCGACATCACCGCCGTCTACGCGGAGAACGACGAGATGGGCCTCGGCGCCGTCACCGCGCTGAAGGCCGCGGGCAAGAAGCCCGGCAAGGACGTCAAGGTCGTCTCCGTCGACGGCACCCGCAACGCCGTCCAGGCCATCGTCAACGGCGACTACAACGCCGTCATCGAGTCCAACCCGCGCTTCGGTCCGCTGGCCTTCGCGACCGCCCAGAAGTTCTACGGCGGCGAGGAGATCCCGGAGAACGTCATCATCACCGACCGCGCCTACAACGAGGCGAACGCCAAGGAATCGCTCGGCGGCGCGTTCTGA